A stretch of Clostridia bacterium DNA encodes these proteins:
- a CDS encoding HAD family hydrolase: MIKGIMLDKDGTILDIEKTWIPVARKVCLALAKDYAPDINQEELLLAIGIEGEIVNPAGSMAMGTNADIAGDLIRVMHNHGVKIDQNSFFAKSEQYFNTFSMDVQIIPTVEDLPKLIQKLKQRGLFVGLATADTMLSARNCLQKLNVMELFDYIGADDGIIKPKPNPEIMEMFCQQYGIKPSEVAMVGDTMTDMEFGRNTKVGALIGIEKESSDVGETADFVISSVAELIDKEEKLIWER, from the coding sequence ATGATAAAAGGGATAATGTTAGACAAAGATGGAACTATTTTAGACATAGAGAAGACATGGATACCAGTAGCTCGTAAAGTTTGCCTGGCTTTAGCAAAAGATTATGCTCCAGATATAAATCAAGAGGAACTACTTCTAGCAATTGGTATTGAAGGTGAGATTGTGAATCCAGCAGGCTCGATGGCAATGGGCACGAACGCAGATATTGCAGGTGATTTGATTCGCGTAATGCACAACCATGGTGTAAAGATTGATCAAAATTCATTTTTTGCCAAATCTGAGCAATATTTTAATACTTTTTCCATGGATGTACAGATAATCCCCACAGTAGAAGATTTACCAAAATTGATTCAGAAATTAAAACAAAGAGGTTTATTTGTCGGGCTAGCGACAGCAGACACGATGTTGTCTGCTAGAAATTGTTTACAAAAATTGAACGTAATGGAGCTCTTTGATTATATAGGAGCAGATGATGGTATAATAAAGCCAAAGCCAAATCCCGAGATAATGGAGATGTTTTGTCAGCAATATGGAATAAAACCTTCTGAAGTAGCTATGGTAGGAGACACCATGACGGACATGGAGTTTGGACGCAACACAAAGGTTGGGGCTTTGATAGGGATTGAAAAGGAATCGAGTGATGTGGGCGAAACTGCAGATTTTGTGATTTCGTCTGTCGCTGAGTTGATAGATAAAGAAGAAAAACTGATTTGGGAGAGATAA
- the fba gene encoding class II fructose-1,6-bisphosphate aldolase — protein MPLVTTTEMFKKAYEGGYAIGAFNVNNMEIIQGITEAAYEEKAPLILQVSAGARKYANHTYLTKLVEAALIETDLPIALHLDHGDSFELCKSCIDGGFSSVMIDGSHLSFKENIALTKKVVEYAHDKGVTVEGELGQLSGIEDDVNVSAEDASYTRPEEVEEFVSSTGVDSLAIAIGTSHGAFKFKGEPKLRYDILEEVSRRLPNFPIVLHGASSVIPEYVEMINAYGGDMSGAKGVPEDMLRKAASMAVCKINIDSDLRLAMTGTIRKEMAEHPEVFDPRKYLGPSREAIKAMVRHKIVNVLGCNNKI, from the coding sequence ATGCCACTAGTTACCACGACTGAAATGTTTAAGAAAGCCTATGAGGGCGGTTATGCTATCGGGGCTTTCAATGTCAACAACATGGAGATTATCCAAGGAATTACAGAAGCAGCTTATGAAGAAAAGGCACCCTTAATTCTTCAGGTTTCCGCAGGAGCAAGAAAATACGCGAATCACACTTATCTTACAAAGTTGGTTGAAGCAGCTTTGATTGAAACTGATTTGCCTATTGCATTGCACCTAGACCATGGGGATTCTTTTGAACTATGCAAATCTTGTATTGATGGTGGTTTTAGTTCAGTTATGATTGATGGATCCCACTTGTCCTTCAAGGAGAATATTGCACTAACGAAGAAAGTTGTCGAGTATGCACACGACAAGGGTGTAACGGTTGAAGGTGAACTCGGACAGTTATCTGGTATAGAAGATGATGTAAATGTATCTGCAGAAGATGCTAGTTATACAAGACCAGAAGAAGTTGAAGAATTTGTTTCTAGCACAGGGGTTGATTCTTTGGCAATTGCAATTGGTACGAGCCATGGTGCCTTTAAGTTTAAAGGTGAGCCCAAGTTACGATACGATATTCTAGAGGAAGTAAGCAGAAGATTGCCAAACTTCCCCATCGTTTTACATGGAGCATCTTCGGTTATTCCAGAATACGTAGAAATGATTAATGCTTATGGAGGGGACATGTCTGGTGCCAAGGGTGTGCCTGAAGATATGCTGCGCAAAGCAGCCAGCATGGCCGTTTGCAAGATTAATATCGACTCAGACTTAAGATTAGCAATGACAGGAACCATTCGCAAGGAAATGGCTGAGCACCCAGAAGTCTTTGATCCTAGAAAGTATTTAGGACCATCAAGGGAAGCCATTAAAGCGATGGTAAGACATAAAATTGTAAACGTATTGGGATGCAACAATAAAATATAG
- a CDS encoding MFS transporter — protein MGNSNKKKHPLLQKDYILAVLSGGLFITINFALFTLSPLYMLHVGYSEFAAGLQNTLYALFCVVFRFYFAPLADIKGRKAMMLLGTLSFVLGTTFFYLSMGSLLLIILARLSMGVGMASFLSAMSCYISELVPSESRGMAIGIQRALYSLGLMLGPVGALAIVKSQYGYKGMFLALIGVSICMSFLILLLRDTYKPSETKVKLKKIIYEYQELLENRNLARIFGLILMVCIIYGAILSFVAIYLSGFPAISNVGLFFTFFSTGGLMGNVVGGFSANRFAPARAATVCAGLLALATALLYLIPHHPMLMLVLCSLLGGFGFSATTTISINWLIASVPEKTRGTALGVQENAMDGGFAIGSFVFGLLTLFATHQVIFLILGISGIILPVLMNRSGLRPSSSKKEENANATSYHD, from the coding sequence ATGGGTAATAGCAATAAAAAAAAACACCCGCTACTTCAGAAGGACTATATTCTTGCTGTTTTGTCTGGCGGTTTATTTATAACGATTAATTTTGCCCTGTTTACGCTTAGCCCACTATACATGTTGCATGTGGGGTACTCTGAATTTGCAGCCGGATTGCAAAATACACTATATGCCTTATTTTGTGTAGTTTTTCGCTTTTATTTTGCGCCTCTTGCTGATATCAAGGGCCGCAAAGCGATGATGCTATTAGGGACACTTAGCTTTGTCTTAGGAACAACCTTCTTCTATCTTTCTATGGGCTCGCTTCTTCTCATAATTTTGGCAAGACTTTCCATGGGTGTGGGGATGGCTTCTTTCCTGTCAGCCATGAGTTGTTATATTTCTGAGCTAGTTCCTAGCGAGAGCCGAGGTATGGCAATCGGAATACAGCGTGCATTGTATTCACTGGGCCTAATGCTAGGACCAGTTGGAGCCCTAGCCATTGTGAAGAGCCAATATGGTTATAAGGGGATGTTTTTAGCCTTGATTGGTGTATCGATTTGCATGAGCTTTTTGATTCTACTGCTTAGAGATACCTATAAACCATCAGAAACTAAAGTTAAATTGAAAAAAATTATTTATGAATACCAGGAATTACTGGAGAATCGTAATTTAGCCCGGATCTTTGGCCTTATACTGATGGTTTGTATTATATATGGTGCAATCCTGTCGTTTGTAGCTATCTACTTGTCTGGGTTTCCGGCAATATCAAATGTGGGCTTGTTCTTTACTTTCTTCTCAACTGGTGGTTTAATGGGTAATGTTGTAGGGGGTTTTAGTGCGAACCGATTTGCGCCTGCTAGAGCTGCCACAGTCTGTGCAGGATTGTTGGCATTGGCCACAGCACTTTTATATTTGATACCGCACCATCCAATGCTGATGCTAGTGCTATGCTCCTTGCTGGGCGGATTTGGATTTTCAGCGACTACAACAATCAGTATCAACTGGCTTATTGCGTCAGTGCCCGAGAAGACTAGAGGAACAGCTTTGGGCGTGCAAGAAAACGCTATGGATGGTGGTTTTGCCATCGGCAGTTTTGTCTTTGGCCTGTTGACTTTATTTGCCACACACCAGGTCATATTTCTAATTCTGGGGATTTCGGGAATCATATTACCCGTTTTGATGAACAGGAGCGGTCTTAGGCCGTCTTCCAGTAAAAAGGAGGAGAATGCAAATGCCACTAGTTACCACGACTGA